The following proteins are encoded in a genomic region of Oreochromis aureus strain Israel breed Guangdong linkage group 8, ZZ_aureus, whole genome shotgun sequence:
- the LOC116330609 gene encoding interferon a3-like isoform X2, which yields MGAGSSLSCRWMDHKFRQHNEETLNLLDTMAKNVTNTTEVEVTVAFPNHLYRQVSKSSAEDKLVFTVQVLEEVAALFEEDHSSASWEDGTVRNFLNIVNKQAKELHSCIGSHGHKMKTTKLHMYFKRLSHHILKEMGHSAEAWEVIRKETKAHLMRAEQLASSLHTAH from the exons ATGGGCGCAG GCTCCTCGCTAAGCTGCAGATGGATGGATCATAAATTCAGACAGCACAACGAAGAAACTCTGAATCTACTTGATACCATG GCTAAAAACGTCACTAACACCACTGAAGTGGAGGTCACCGTGGCCTTCCCTAATCACCTGTACCGCCAGGTTTCCAAATCATCA GCTGAGGATAAACTGGTTTTCACAGTTCAGGttctggaggaggtggctgccCTGTTTGAGGAGGATCACAGCTCTGCATCATGGGAGGACGGCACAGTGAGGAACTTTCTCAATATTGTCAACAAACAGGCTAAAGAGCTTCACTCCTGT ATTGGGAGCCACGGTCACAAGATGAAAACCACAAAGCTGCACATGTATTTTAAGAGACTCTCACATCATATCTTAAAGGAAATG GGTCACAGTGCTGAAGCCTGGGAGGTGATCAGGAAGGAAACCAAAGCCCATCTAATGAGAGCAGAACAGCTGGCTTCGTCTCTGCACACTGCCCACTAA
- the LOC116330609 gene encoding interferon a3-like isoform X3, whose protein sequence is MDHKFRQHNEETLNLLDTMAKNVTNTTEVEVTVAFPNHLYRQVSKSSAEDKLVFTVQVLEEVAALFEEDHSSASWEDGTVRNFLNIVNKQAKELHSCIGSHGHKMKTTKLHMYFKRLSHHILKEMGHSAEAWEVIRKETKAHLMRAEQLASSLHTAH, encoded by the exons ATGGATCATAAATTCAGACAGCACAACGAAGAAACTCTGAATCTACTTGATACCATG GCTAAAAACGTCACTAACACCACTGAAGTGGAGGTCACCGTGGCCTTCCCTAATCACCTGTACCGCCAGGTTTCCAAATCATCA GCTGAGGATAAACTGGTTTTCACAGTTCAGGttctggaggaggtggctgccCTGTTTGAGGAGGATCACAGCTCTGCATCATGGGAGGACGGCACAGTGAGGAACTTTCTCAATATTGTCAACAAACAGGCTAAAGAGCTTCACTCCTGT ATTGGGAGCCACGGTCACAAGATGAAAACCACAAAGCTGCACATGTATTTTAAGAGACTCTCACATCATATCTTAAAGGAAATG GGTCACAGTGCTGAAGCCTGGGAGGTGATCAGGAAGGAAACCAAAGCCCATCTAATGAGAGCAGAACAGCTGGCTTCGTCTCTGCACACTGCCCACTAA
- the LOC116330609 gene encoding interferon a3-like isoform X1 — MRRCRSAPSEHRETFASYKGSLYLLKMLNRILFACLFLALSTEGSSLSCRWMDHKFRQHNEETLNLLDTMAKNVTNTTEVEVTVAFPNHLYRQVSKSSAEDKLVFTVQVLEEVAALFEEDHSSASWEDGTVRNFLNIVNKQAKELHSCIGSHGHKMKTTKLHMYFKRLSHHILKEMGHSAEAWEVIRKETKAHLMRAEQLASSLHTAH, encoded by the exons ATGCGGCGCTGCAGGTCTGCTCCATCAGAACACCGGGAGACATTTGCTTCATACAAAGGAAGTTTATACCttttaaaaatgctgaacaGGATTCTCTTTGCTTGCCTGTTTCTTGCTCTGTCCACTGAAGGCTCCTCGCTAAGCTGCAGATGGATGGATCATAAATTCAGACAGCACAACGAAGAAACTCTGAATCTACTTGATACCATG GCTAAAAACGTCACTAACACCACTGAAGTGGAGGTCACCGTGGCCTTCCCTAATCACCTGTACCGCCAGGTTTCCAAATCATCA GCTGAGGATAAACTGGTTTTCACAGTTCAGGttctggaggaggtggctgccCTGTTTGAGGAGGATCACAGCTCTGCATCATGGGAGGACGGCACAGTGAGGAACTTTCTCAATATTGTCAACAAACAGGCTAAAGAGCTTCACTCCTGT ATTGGGAGCCACGGTCACAAGATGAAAACCACAAAGCTGCACATGTATTTTAAGAGACTCTCACATCATATCTTAAAGGAAATG GGTCACAGTGCTGAAGCCTGGGAGGTGATCAGGAAGGAAACCAAAGCCCATCTAATGAGAGCAGAACAGCTGGCTTCGTCTCTGCACACTGCCCACTAA
- the LOC120441504 gene encoding interferon a3-like, with amino-acid sequence MISRIFIACLFLGMYSMGSSLSCKWIVKHPDNKMSQFSLYNEIALGRLHMMTTNTTKDAEIEHNVAFPNRLYRQTSKATAEDKLAFTIQILNDLFALFKKNRSSAPWEENTVENFLNIVHKQTEELRSCIGSHSNTTQKGQQLSFRREMYFRDS; translated from the exons atgatcAGCAGGATTTTCATCGCTTGCCTGTTTCTCGGGATGTACAGTATGGGCTCCTCGCTAAGTTGCAAATGGATTGTAAAACATCCAGACAACAAAATGAGTCAATTCAGTCTGTACAACGAAATAGCTTTAGGTCGACTTCATATGATG ACTACTAACACCACTAAGGATGCTGAAATTGAGCACAACGTAGCTTTCCCTAATCGACTGTATCGCCAGACGTCCAAAGCAACA gCTGAGGATAAACTGGCTTTCACAATTCAGATTCTGAATGACCTGTTTGCCCTGTTTAAGAAGAATCGCAGCTCTGCACCATGGGAGGAGAACACAGTGGAGAACTTTCTCAATATTGTCCACAAACAGACTGAAGAGCTTCGCTCCTGT ATTGGAAGCCACAGCAATACGACACAGAAGGGGCAACAGCTGTCTTTTAGGAGAGAAATGTATTTCAGAGACTCTTAA